One region of Candidatus Methylacidiphilales bacterium genomic DNA includes:
- a CDS encoding AAA family ATPase — protein sequence MPVPEPQKVDTLTTASQAAALKSLQRNFAVKCLMPKVGSVKVRTHTLLVGPTGVGKTEVIRRFAGEMGLASMTIPCNSWIPWGAATQPSSLTTVATFIGASDSKKKLLFLDEVDKTVPPGAGGAYGSSWALGVFGEVLALLDGDGRLKGVGWSDEHIARFADVFVVGAGAFQQLATQQKEEDAAANRPQVGFAVGDPVKLDPPHYSRKVNGQGLPPEIASRFAADVVMLEPPTEAEYVRGIIRIHSAFKGEKGKKIPDTEIRSLAKAAVDSNQGMRWFESYCLRLAADAVEKDIPLLKPFNLSPGPFPAPPTGPTNPPAHEPGKKGNPWIKGSAGQTKPPGKNGKHPEPKNKEAAPKADPAATGGLAAQLQLTIPPTVPPPKAAPPPPQPTMPENWSPAVRPMADEQSVRFRALAAARSIRLLMLHVKLHETFLAAGENELAGSEKEGGLGDSSTLALLLGATCWSLEEYWDRETSNEELFGHEFNFNNVPRLVSDLERNMEHYAIEFSSIGMGKVLLEAAAGLREFHIEWDLWFKRETPIGEDNEW from the coding sequence CCTTCAGCGTAATTTTGCCGTCAAATGCCTCATGCCCAAAGTGGGCAGCGTGAAGGTCCGAACACACACTTTATTGGTAGGCCCCACTGGGGTTGGTAAAACGGAAGTCATTCGCAGGTTCGCCGGGGAGATGGGCCTGGCGTCAATGACCATCCCCTGCAACTCATGGATCCCCTGGGGGGCTGCCACCCAACCATCCTCTCTAACCACAGTTGCAACATTCATCGGTGCATCCGATTCCAAGAAGAAGCTGTTATTTTTGGACGAGGTCGACAAAACGGTGCCGCCGGGGGCAGGTGGTGCATATGGAAGTTCTTGGGCCCTGGGCGTCTTTGGGGAGGTGCTTGCGTTGTTGGATGGCGACGGGCGGCTCAAAGGTGTCGGTTGGAGTGACGAACATATTGCCCGCTTTGCAGACGTCTTTGTCGTCGGGGCGGGGGCTTTCCAACAACTGGCCACCCAGCAAAAAGAGGAGGATGCGGCAGCGAACCGGCCCCAGGTTGGATTCGCCGTGGGGGATCCCGTGAAGCTCGATCCCCCCCACTATTCGCGCAAGGTCAACGGTCAGGGGTTGCCCCCGGAGATCGCTTCCCGTTTTGCCGCTGACGTGGTCATGTTGGAGCCCCCGACTGAAGCTGAGTACGTTCGCGGTATCATTCGGATCCATTCCGCCTTCAAAGGTGAGAAAGGGAAAAAGATTCCTGATACCGAGATTCGTTCACTGGCAAAAGCAGCCGTGGACAGTAACCAGGGGATGAGGTGGTTTGAAAGTTATTGCCTGCGCCTGGCGGCGGATGCCGTGGAAAAGGACATTCCCCTTTTGAAGCCCTTCAATCTCTCCCCAGGCCCGTTCCCCGCACCCCCCACTGGTCCCACAAACCCACCGGCACACGAGCCCGGGAAGAAAGGGAACCCATGGATCAAAGGTTCCGCAGGCCAGACTAAACCACCCGGGAAAAACGGGAAGCACCCCGAACCGAAAAACAAAGAGGCTGCACCAAAAGCAGATCCCGCAGCGACTGGTGGCCTGGCAGCGCAACTCCAACTCACGATTCCACCGACCGTTCCTCCGCCCAAGGCCGCGCCGCCGCCACCCCAACCCACTATGCCGGAAAACTGGTCTCCCGCAGTGCGCCCTATGGCCGATGAACAGTCTGTCCGGTTTCGCGCCCTCGCTGCGGCGCGCAGCATTCGACTGCTTATGCTGCACGTAAAACTGCATGAGACATTCTTGGCAGCGGGAGAAAATGAACTGGCAGGGTCGGAAAAAGAGGGCGGATTGGGCGATTCAAGCACACTAGCTTTACTGCTGGGTGCCACTTGCTGGTCGCTTGAGGAATACTGGGATCGCGAAACCTCCAATGAAGAACTTTTCGGGCACGAATTCAATTTCAATAATGTTCCCCGCCTCGTAAGCGACTTGGAGCGAAACATGGAACACTACGCCATTGAGTTCTCGAGCATTGGCATGGGCAAAGTCCTCCTTGAGGCCGCTGCCGGCCTGCGGGAATTTCATATCGAATGGGACCTTTGGTTTAAACGCGAAACGCCGATTGGCGAGGACAACGAGTGGTGA